The sequence TCGACCTGCGGGCGGCGCAGATGTTCGAACAGGGCCTCGTCGAGGAGGCGGTGCGCGTCGCCGCCGACTCGGAAGCCCGGGCCCGCCTCGAGAGGCTCATGGGCTACCGCGAGGCGCTGCTCCTGGCCGACGGCGCGATCTCCGCCGAAGAGGCCCTCGAGCGCACCCGCGTCGAACAGCGCCGCTACGCGAAGCGCCAGCTCACCTGGTTCCGTGCGATGCCCGAGGTGGAGTGGCTGCCCTGGCCGGCGAATCCGGATGCGGTTGCAGCCCGAATCGCGGCGGCGCTCGCGAGCTGACGCGCTACTTGGCCGCCCGGAGCGTCGCCGCCCGGGCCGCTGCCAGCTCGGCACCCTTCGCGTCACCCAGCGCCTCCAGCGCCTGCGCGAGGATCGCCGCCGCCTCCGCGTCGTGCTTCGCCTCCTCCGCCACCCGCACCGCCGCCTGTGCCGCGAGGCCGCGCTCGACCAGCATCCGGGCCAGGTGGATCTCCGACCGGCCGCTCGTTTCGGCCGTGGGCAGCGGGCAGGAGAGGGCGGGGCCGGGGTCGCACCAGGCCGGCTCCACGTGGCCGGGATGGGCGAGGGCGACGGGGACGAGCAGGCGAACGAGCCATTCCATGGCGAGCAAGCTAGCCACGACGCACCGCTTCAACCCACAGGTCGGCCCAACGCGCCGTTTACTCCCGGACGCGGCGATGCTAAACCGCGCGGACCATGAGCCACTACGCGCTCGAATTCGAAAAGCCGCTCCTCGAGCTGGAGCGGAAGATCGATGAGCTGAAGCAGCTTTCCACGGGTGGGGCCAACGACTTCGGTGACGAGCTGGGCAAGCTCGAACGGAAGGCGAAGAAGCTCCAGTCCGAGATCTTCTCCGACCTCAGCCGTTGGCAGGTGGTGCAGTTGTCGCGCCACCATGGCCGGCCCTACACGCTCGACTACGTCCAGCATCTCTTCACGGACTGGGTCGAGCTGCACGGCGATCGTCGCTTCGCGGAGGACCAGGCCATCGTCGGCGGGTTCGCGCGTTTCGACGGCGAGCCGGTGCTGGTGCTCGGCCACCAGAAGGGTCGCTCCACCAAGGAGAACATGCAGCGGAACTTCGGGATGCCTCGTCCCGAGGGCTACCGCAAGGCCCTGCGCCTGATGGAGATGGCCGAGCGGTTCAACCGCCCCATCTTCTGCTTCATCGACACGCCGGGTGCCTACCCGGGCATCGGTGCCGAGGAGCGCGGCCAGGCGGAGGCGATCGCCTACAACCTGGAGATCATGGCGGGCCTCAAGGTCCCGGTGATCTGCACGGTGATCGGCGAGGGCGGTTCCGGCGGCGCGCTCGCCATCGGCGTCGGCAACCGCGTGCTGATGATGGAGTTCTCGGTCTACTCGGTGATCTCGCCGGAGGCCTGCTCCTCGATCCTCTACCGCGACCCGACCAAGGCCGAGAAGGCGGCGGAGGCCC is a genomic window of Vulgatibacter sp. containing:
- a CDS encoding acetyl-CoA carboxylase carboxyltransferase subunit alpha; its protein translation is MSHYALEFEKPLLELERKIDELKQLSTGGANDFGDELGKLERKAKKLQSEIFSDLSRWQVVQLSRHHGRPYTLDYVQHLFTDWVELHGDRRFAEDQAIVGGFARFDGEPVLVLGHQKGRSTKENMQRNFGMPRPEGYRKALRLMEMAERFNRPIFCFIDTPGAYPGIGAEERGQAEAIAYNLEIMAGLKVPVICTVIGEGGSGGALAIGVGNRVLMMEFSVYSVISPEACSSILYRDPTKAEKAAEALKLTAPDLAGFGIVDEVIAEAPGGAHRDPKLTAERLGNALRRHLGELKKLSPEQLVDDRYAKFRALGVFDEELG